A portion of the Acidobacteriota bacterium genome contains these proteins:
- a CDS encoding sigma-70 family RNA polymerase sigma factor: protein MSVVGVSDSNPSLFGTPSEAIAAFRGRSRSARALLADEATFSAFHDRTARSLWAYLTRASGDSSLAQDVTQESYLRLLRADFQPESELHLRHYLFRIASNLLRDHHRRRRPAGEIEGEPAVPSAAGAREIRQDLTGAMAKLKPRERQVLWLAHVEGARHAEIAEILNLAPASIRVIAFRARQRMAALLREGGITPETTR from the coding sequence ATGTCGGTGGTCGGTGTGAGCGATTCCAACCCCTCGCTGTTCGGGACCCCCTCGGAGGCCATTGCCGCCTTCCGAGGACGTTCTCGTTCGGCCCGCGCTCTGCTTGCCGACGAAGCCACCTTCAGCGCCTTCCACGACCGCACCGCTCGTTCGCTGTGGGCCTATCTGACCCGCGCCAGCGGCGACTCCAGCCTGGCGCAGGATGTGACCCAGGAGAGCTATCTTCGGTTGCTGCGGGCGGACTTTCAGCCGGAGAGCGAACTGCACCTGCGCCACTACCTGTTTCGCATCGCCAGCAACCTGCTGCGCGACCACCACCGCCGCCGCCGCCCGGCGGGAGAGATCGAAGGCGAGCCGGCCGTTCCCTCGGCGGCCGGCGCACGAGAGATCCGCCAGGATTTGACCGGCGCCATGGCCAAGCTGAAGCCGCGCGAGCGGCAAGTCCTGTGGCTGGCCCATGTCGAAGGGGCGCGCCACGCCGAAATCGCCGAAATCTTGAACCTTGCGCCGGCCAGCATTCGGGTGATCGCCTTCCGAGCCCGCCAGAGAATGGCGGCCCTGCTGCGCGAGGGCGGAATCACTCCGGAGACGACCCGATGA